One genomic region from Leifsonia poae encodes:
- the tyrS gene encoding tyrosine--tRNA ligase: MSDSELLQAQSNDPSFDDVWDELKWRGLIHVSTDEAALKQLLAGEPVTYYCGFDPTASSLHLGNLVQLLTMRRLQLAGHKPLGLVGGSTGLIGDPRPSAERTLNTKETVSEWVGYLQAQVSRFLSAEGENAVRLVNNLDWTAPLSAIDFLRDIGKHFRVGTMLKKDAVSARLNSDEGISYTEFSYQILQGMDYLELYRQYGCVLQTGGSDQWGNLTSGTDLIRRVERESAHAIGTPLITNSDGTKFGKSEGNAIWLDASLTSPYALYQFWVNTDDADVIARLKVFTFLSRAEIERLDGAVAAEPFKREAQRRLAFEVTSLVHGVAATEAAIAATQALFGQGDLAGLETATLEAALRELPNTTTAPSATVTQSLVDTGLTASLGEARRAIAQGGVYLNNVKVDDGELPVGDALLPGGMAVLRRGKKTLAGLFVE; encoded by the coding sequence GTGTCCGACTCCGAACTCCTCCAAGCACAGTCCAACGACCCGTCCTTCGACGACGTCTGGGACGAGCTGAAGTGGCGCGGGCTCATCCACGTCTCAACGGATGAAGCAGCGCTCAAACAGCTCCTCGCGGGCGAGCCGGTCACCTATTACTGCGGGTTCGACCCGACGGCCTCCAGCCTGCACCTCGGCAACCTCGTGCAGCTGCTCACCATGCGCCGTCTGCAGCTGGCCGGCCACAAGCCGCTCGGCCTCGTCGGCGGCTCCACCGGCCTCATCGGCGACCCCCGGCCGAGCGCCGAACGCACGCTGAACACCAAGGAGACCGTCTCTGAGTGGGTCGGTTACCTGCAGGCGCAGGTCTCCCGCTTCCTCAGCGCCGAGGGTGAGAACGCCGTGCGGCTCGTCAACAACCTCGACTGGACGGCGCCGCTGTCGGCCATCGACTTCCTCCGCGACATCGGCAAGCATTTCCGGGTCGGCACCATGCTCAAGAAGGATGCGGTGAGCGCGCGCCTCAACTCGGACGAAGGCATCAGCTACACCGAGTTCAGTTACCAGATCCTGCAGGGCATGGACTACCTGGAGCTCTACCGTCAATACGGCTGCGTGCTGCAGACCGGTGGAAGCGACCAGTGGGGCAACCTCACGAGCGGCACCGACCTCATCCGCCGGGTCGAGCGTGAAAGCGCGCACGCCATCGGCACGCCGTTGATCACCAACAGCGACGGCACCAAGTTCGGCAAGAGCGAGGGCAACGCGATCTGGCTGGATGCGAGCCTCACGAGCCCGTACGCCCTGTACCAGTTCTGGGTCAACACCGACGATGCCGATGTGATCGCCCGGCTCAAAGTGTTCACGTTCCTTTCGCGGGCCGAGATCGAGCGTCTCGACGGCGCCGTCGCGGCCGAGCCGTTCAAGCGCGAGGCGCAGCGTCGCCTGGCGTTCGAGGTCACGAGTCTGGTGCACGGGGTCGCGGCCACCGAAGCGGCCATCGCGGCGACGCAGGCGCTGTTCGGTCAGGGCGACCTCGCCGGCCTCGAGACGGCGACGCTGGAAGCCGCGCTGCGCGAGCTGCCCAACACCACCACGGCGCCGAGCGCCACAGTGACCCAGTCGCTCGTCGACACCGGGCTCACCGCCAGCCTGGGCGAGGCACGCCGTGCCATCGCACAGGGCGGTGTCTACCTCAACAACGTCAAGGTCGACGACGGCGAGCTGCCCGTCGGCGATGCCCTGCTGCCGGGAGGCATGGCCGTGCTGCGCCGCGGCAAGAAGACCCTCGCCGGCCTGTTCGTGGAGTAG
- a CDS encoding TlyA family RNA methyltransferase, with product MAEVTDESGEPTATVERRLDVALAARGLARSRSHAATIIADGLVTVDGRAALRASQKVRDDQSVDVIGGDHYVSRGAHKLIGALDAFAVPVAGRTALDAGASTGGFCQVLLERGAAAVIAIDVGHGQLSPVLADEPRLRSFEGVNARELTAAALAGLVGEPIRPDLVVGDLSFISLAQVLPALVASAAPGADFVLLVKPQFEVGRTGIKEGIVRDPVLRAEAVTNVLWAAYDLGVGTAGVVASPIAGSQGNLEYLVWLSATAGGNPTEWLATVTDLTQRG from the coding sequence ATGGCTGAGGTCACCGACGAGAGCGGCGAGCCGACCGCGACGGTCGAACGGCGACTGGATGTGGCGCTCGCCGCCCGCGGTCTCGCCCGCTCGCGTTCGCACGCCGCCACGATCATCGCCGATGGCCTGGTGACGGTCGACGGCCGGGCGGCCCTCCGCGCCTCCCAGAAGGTGCGGGACGACCAGTCCGTCGACGTGATCGGCGGCGACCACTATGTGAGCCGCGGAGCGCACAAACTCATCGGCGCCCTCGACGCGTTCGCGGTGCCCGTCGCCGGACGCACCGCCCTCGATGCCGGCGCCTCGACCGGTGGCTTCTGCCAGGTGCTGCTGGAGCGCGGGGCGGCCGCGGTGATCGCGATCGATGTGGGGCACGGGCAGCTCTCACCGGTGCTCGCCGACGAGCCGAGACTCCGCTCCTTCGAGGGGGTGAACGCGCGCGAGCTGACCGCTGCCGCACTCGCCGGGTTGGTGGGCGAGCCCATCCGTCCCGACCTCGTGGTGGGCGATCTGTCGTTCATCTCTCTGGCGCAGGTGCTCCCTGCACTGGTGGCGTCGGCGGCTCCCGGTGCCGACTTCGTGCTGCTGGTGAAGCCTCAGTTCGAGGTGGGGCGCACCGGCATCAAAGAGGGGATCGTCCGCGATCCGGTGCTCCGCGCCGAGGCGGTGACGAACGTTCTGTGGGCGGCATACGACCTCGGGGTCGGAACCGCGGGTGTCGTCGCATCGCCGATCGCCGGAAGCCAGGGGAACCTCGAATACCTCGTCTGGCTGAGCGCCACCGCCGGGGGAAACCCGACGGAGTGGCTCGCGACCGTCACCGACCTGACGCAGCGCGGCTGA
- a CDS encoding NAD kinase: MDAPTRYILVVAHTGRSDSLLAGVQVCAQLIDAGVIPVLSEDERRDVLAAEPSFNEVAVLGVDVQPSELELVIVLGGDGTILRAAELVRGHSAPLLGINLGHVGFLAESERDDLKLAVARGLDKDYEVEERMTLSARVKVGKAVVYESWALNEATVEKASRERMLEVVIEVDGRPMSSFGCDGVVMSTPTGSTAYSFSAGGPVVWPGVAALLLVPLSAHALFARPLVVNADSSLAVELLDRADGEGILWCDGRRAYDLPPGARVVVRRSPIPVRLARLHPGPFTDRLVHKFNLPVTGWRGPADRD, from the coding sequence ATGGATGCACCCACGCGGTACATCCTCGTCGTCGCGCACACCGGTCGTTCTGATTCCCTCCTCGCGGGGGTGCAGGTCTGCGCGCAATTGATCGACGCCGGGGTCATCCCGGTGCTGAGTGAAGACGAACGGCGCGACGTGCTCGCGGCCGAGCCGAGTTTCAACGAGGTGGCCGTGCTCGGCGTCGATGTGCAGCCGAGCGAACTCGAACTGGTGATCGTGCTCGGCGGCGATGGCACCATCCTGCGCGCCGCCGAACTCGTGCGGGGACACTCGGCGCCGCTGCTCGGCATCAACCTCGGCCACGTCGGATTCCTGGCCGAGAGCGAACGCGACGACCTCAAGCTCGCAGTGGCCCGCGGCCTCGACAAAGACTACGAGGTGGAGGAGCGCATGACGCTCTCCGCACGCGTGAAGGTGGGCAAGGCGGTCGTCTACGAGAGCTGGGCGCTCAATGAGGCCACTGTCGAGAAGGCCAGCCGCGAGCGGATGCTCGAGGTCGTCATCGAGGTCGACGGCCGGCCGATGTCGAGCTTCGGATGCGACGGCGTCGTCATGTCAACGCCGACCGGCTCCACCGCATACTCGTTCTCTGCCGGAGGGCCGGTCGTCTGGCCCGGCGTCGCCGCTCTGCTGCTCGTGCCGCTGAGCGCGCACGCCCTGTTCGCGCGGCCGCTCGTCGTCAACGCCGACTCCTCGCTCGCCGTGGAGCTGCTCGACCGGGCCGACGGCGAGGGAATCCTCTGGTGCGATGGTCGCCGGGCCTACGACCTTCCGCCGGGCGCGCGCGTCGTGGTGAGGCGCTCGCCCATTCCGGTGCGACTGGCGCGGCTGCATCCCGGGCCTTTCACCGACCGGCTCGTGCACAAGTTCAATCTGCCCGTCACCGGGTGGAGGGGTCCGGCTGATCGTGACTGA